A window from Ovis canadensis isolate MfBH-ARS-UI-01 breed Bighorn chromosome 4, ARS-UI_OviCan_v2, whole genome shotgun sequence encodes these proteins:
- the LOC138439857 gene encoding collagen alpha-1(I) chain-like, with translation MHHHPRNRERAINLSILSVSGPGSREEGGGRERRSPGRETRPPRSRPRRGRPTARRALGSARVAARRRHRAGGTRGRGGVVRREEEGGGPPSFLPPPPRPARATTPGTADARPRRPPVHPPQSGAGEAGRRGHGDRPAGGARPGTRPALGRAHRGGGAPSSSTRRRRRRRRRRHGRRIGAAAGAGSEPHQGTRPRGAADGEGTEADGRTERGTDGMRPRGADTTQPVAEGRSRGTTRDDDGLAPPPSRGSRPPPPPPPEPQPARGEHSPAAHRRPPPPRPSRARGSPPRPPRSGLPRALLRPGTPPARQRPGDDTHVRRGEAGSGPDRGRERGRSHARDEGEDEAGGGGEGPASTHGGGRGTGTRAPPRGPDDKGRARGRAPRNTSAGSHRHPHARAVPRRLGRRPAPAIPGALNPEARHPGDDALERGGPDRDRTPPPAAAQGARAGATGPSSPPAGGAGEAEADRASRPDTPPLPPGLTPRGPAARTRPPTCRTPGGAQRDPPPTRRGEARAAVGNERHTAPPRGRRTQLPPLPRRAGEFCSAHVLWQSPRWPLRTREGQRLGAPRATLGTPTPPWRGPEGDTGLRETTPPLGLRHLRDDLERSRGTAEGHTRHARTPAWGAQRGGGGTALPATGRAARRAHAEKAKREQSAVSEDQRRPLTPRGKGQQETEDQGQRPHTQPLPSSPSLMGSGGEDKRGAPRTDREERTRSLGTPVPRLARLRLGPGEHDHTTSIRGAKARAANDPKRRTPDTEPTGRGSSQPPPGAHSGGEGRPG, from the exons ATGCACCACCACCCACGGAATCGAGAAAGAGCTATCAATCTGTCAATCCTGTCCGTGTCCGGGCCGG GCAGCCGGGAGGAGGGGGGGGGTCGGGAACGGCGCTCGCCGGGCCGGGAGACCCGACCGCCCCGGTCCCGCCCGCGGCGAGGACGCCCGACCGCGCGACGCGCCCTCGGGTCCGCGAGGGTCGCGGCGCGCCGCCGCCACCGCGCGGGAGGCacgagggggaggggcggggtggtgcggcgggaggaggagggcggcgggccaccctcctttctccctcctccgccccgcccggcccgggcCACCACACCGGGGACGGCCGACGCGCGCCCTCGGCGTCCGCCCGTCCACCCACCCCAGAGCGGGGCGGGGGAGGCCGGGCGGCGAGGACACGGCGACCGGCCCGCGGGGGGGGCAAGACCGGGGACCCGTCCCGCGCTCGGGCGAGCGCATCGGGGCGGGGGCGCCCCCTCGTCCAGCACGCgacgacggcggcggcggcggcggcgacgacaCGGGCGACGGATCGGGGCCGCGGCGGGCGCGGGAAGCGAGCCACACCAGGGCACACGGCCCCGGGGAGCAGCAGACGGCGAGGGGACCGaggcggacggacggacggagagGGGCACCGACGGGATGCGGCCGCGCGGGGCCGACACCACGCAACCGGTGGCGGAG GGGCGGTCCCGCGGCACCACCCGGGACGACGACGGACTGGCGCCCCCACCCTCGCGGGGCTCGCGcccaccgccaccgccaccccCAGAGCCGCAGCCGGCCCGGGGAGAACACTCTCCCGCCGCACACCGGCGGCCCCCGCCCCCACGGCCCTCGCGCGCGCggggctccccgccccgcccccctcgcTCAGGGCTTCCGAGGGCACTGCTCCGCCCGGGGACGCCACCGGCCCGGCAGAGGCCGGGGGACGACACCCACGTGAGGCGAGGCGAGGCCGGCTCGGGCCCAGACAGGGGACGGGAACGCGGGCGGTCGCACGCGCGGGACGAGGGCGAGGACGaggccggcggcggcggggaggggccggCAAGCACGCACGGCGGGGGCCGCGGGACAGGGACGCGGGCGCCGCCCCGAGGACCAGACGACAAAGGCCGGGCGCGCGGCCGGGCCCCCAGGAACACCAGCGCGGGATCCCACCGCCACCCGCACGCGAGGGCGGTCCCGCGACGCCTGGGGCGCCGGCCGGCCCCGGCCATCCCCGGAGC TCTGAACCCCGAGGCGCGACATCCCGGGGACGACGCTCTCGAGCGAGGCGGCCCGGACCGTGACCGCACGCCGCCACCAGCTGCGGCTCAGGGGGCGAGGGCGGGCGCGACGGGCCCCTCCTCACCACCAGCTGGCGGGGCCGGGGAAGCCGAGGCCGaccgggcgtcgcgccccgacacACCCCCCCTTCCCCCAGGGCTCACACCACGGGGGCCGGCCGCACGCACACGGCCCCCCACCTGCCGGACGCCCGGCGGGGCCCAGCGGGACCCTCCCCCGACGCGGAGGGGGGAGGCGCGGGCCGCGGTAGGCAACGAGCGGCACACGGCCCCACCGCGGGGCCGGCGCacccaactccctcccctcccacggaGGGCGGGGGAGTTCTGCTCTGCCCACGTGCTCTGGCAGTCGCCACGGTGGCCACTGCGCACTCGGGAGGGGCAGCGGCTGGGGGCTCCG agagcCACTCTCGGGACACCCACGCCACCGTGGCGGGGACCCGAGGGGGACACCGGGTTGAGGGAAACGACACCACCGCTCGGCCTCAGGCACCTGAGGGACGACCTGGAGCGCTCCAGGGGCACCGCCGAGGGTCACACGAGGCACGCTCGCACACCCGCGTGGGGCGCgcagcgcggcggcggcggcacagccctccccgccacaggGAGGGCCGCTCGCCGGGCACACGCCGAGAAGGCGAAGCGGGAGCAATCTGCTGTGTCAGAAGACCAACGGCGCCCACTGACGCCCCGAGGCAAGGGACAGCAGGAGACCGAAGATCAGGGCCAGAGGCCACACACCCAacccctgccttcctcacccTCCCTGATGGGCAGCGGGGGGGAAGACAAGCGAGGGGCCCCGCGGACAGACCGAGAAGAGCGGACACGCTCACTGGGAACGCCCGTCCCTCGTCTGGCACGGCTTAGGCTCGGCCCGGGAGAACACGACCACACCACATCGATCCGTGGAGccaag GCGAGAGCGGCCAACGACCCCAAGAGGAGAACACCTGACACGGAGCCCACAGGGCGGGGGTCGTCCCAGCCGCCCCCAGGTGCCCACAGCGGGGGCGAGGGGCGCCCAGGGTAG